TCCCATGCCCGCTATCCCGCTTCTCCCAAGAGTTGCCGCCATCCTCGCACTCGCAGTCTCATCCGTCGTGGCTGCCGACTGGTCCAGCGATTACGAAGCTGCCCGGAAGCAAGCCGCGACGGAGAAGAAAGATCTCCTGATCGACTTCACCGGCTCCGATTGGTGCACCTGGTGCATCAAGCTTCGCCAAGAGGTTTTCGAGCAAGCGCCCTTCGAAGCCGGCGTGAAGGACCGCTATCTTTTGGTCGAGCTCGACTATCCGAAGGACAAGTCACGCCTGACCGAAGCGGTCGCGAAGCAGAATGAAGAACTGCTGAAGAAATATCCGATCAAGAGCTATCCCAGCATCCTGCTCTGTGATGCCGATGGAAAGCCCTTTGCAGTCACGGGATATCAGCCCGGCGGCCCGGAGGCCTACCTGAAGCATCTGGAAGAATTGCAGGCGCGAAAGGTGGCGCGGGACAAAGGTCTCGCCGACGCGGGATCCAAAACCGGAGTGGAGAAGGCGAAGCTGCTGATTGGCACGCTGGAAGGCATGCAGCTGTCCCCGGAGATGCTTTCATCTTGGTACGGCGACGTTGCCACCCAGATCAAGGAAGCCGACCCGGCGGACGAGACCGGCTTTGCAAAGCGCGAGGCGACCCAAGCGGCCTTCGCGGGCTACATGACGAAATTGATGGAGCTCCGCGCGAAGCAGGATCTGGAAGCAGTGGCGAAGCTCGTGGAGGAAACTTTGGCAAATCCCCTCGTGAAGGGAGAAGTGCGCACCCAGGTCTACGGACATCACGCGGGCACCCTCGCCTACGCGGGGAAGAAGGATGAGGCGATCAAAGTCCTCCAAACTGCCGTCAAGGACCCGGACGCGGAACCTGGCCGGAAGGAGTTGGAGGATTTCATCAAGATCCTGGAGCGCGAGAAGGCGGGCCTGCCCCCCGTGGCTCCGGAAAAGAAAAACTGATTCAGATCCGCTCGAGTTCCGCGATGCCCCGTTTCAGCAATTCCGCGCTCCATTGGCCGGGTGCCGTCGGGGCATCGCCGATAAAACCGTAATTTAGCACCGAGCCATATTGGGCACACAGCAGCCGGGAGACGGGTGCCAGCGGCCCCATCCCCATCAGCGAAAGCGGAATGCCCTCCACGGATTTTAGAAGCCCCGCCAGCTTCGCCACGTCATCCGCGGTATGCATTCGCACCGCCGCCTTGAAGCAAGCGGCGCCGGCTTTGACGGCCTGCTCCGCCATCGGGGGAATCCTTGCAAATGTGTCCGCAAGTCCTTGGAAATCATGAAAGGATGCTACCCAAGGGATCTCCTCGGTTTTCATCCGGGAAAGGATGCCGCCCAAGTCCCCCGCGGATGCCAGTTCGACATCGACAAGAGCTGCGTCGGGCAAAATTTTTTCCAGCAACTTGATGCGCTCCCCGACTCCTAAATTGCCTGCACCACCCTCCGCCGCGATCCGGGCCGTGAAGAGCAGGGGGATGCCTTCCAGATGTGCCCAGGGGCGAGTGCTTGTTAGGATGCCCTCCGCCTCCAACAGGTCCATGCGGATTTCCACCACGTCGCAAGCCTCGCGAGCGGCCGCAAGGCTTGTATTTCCGAGGCTTTTCGCGTTTCCGAAGCTCCCCACGACCTTTGGTTGGGAGGGGTTCAGGAGGGCTGGCGCGCGGCTCATGGGAGCAGCAGAAACGCCGCTTCACCAGACTGTCAACCTTGCCCGTCGATGCTCCGCAGTTTCGTTGTAAATACCTGACGGATTTTTCTCCGCCAACGTGAGGATTTCTCTGGTCAATCCCCGGAGCCATTCCCTAGTTCTCCAAAAACCAAAAGCCCACCATGAAACATCGTTTCGCATCCATCCGTAGGTCGGCGCTAGCTTCCGTAGCCGCGTCCGCAGCCGTTCTTTCTCTTCTCACTGCGACCGCGAACGCGCAGGGCAAGGGCGAGGTTAGCAATGTCACCTTCGACAATATCCCTTCTCCGGAAGTCCAGTCCGGCAAGGCCAAGGCCTTCAAGCCGAAGGATTGGCTCGAAGTGGAAGCCGGTATCAAGATCCCGGCGGCCAATGCCGAGCAGAAGAAGGCGGGCTTCATCAATCAGGTGACCGTCAAGTGGTACGTCGCCGTCAAGAACCCGGAAGGCAAGGGTGTGATCAAGCTGTCCAAGACGATCAATCACATCAACGTGCCGATCGATGAGGAGATTTTCAGCTCGGTTTACATGTCCCCGAGCGCGCTCAAGCGCCTGACCGGATCCGACAAGGCCAGCAAGGGCGCCGTGGAAGCCGTCGGCGTCGAAGTGCTGGTGGATGGCGAGAAGGTCGCCCAGTCCGCTGTGAAGCAGAAGGAAGGCTGGTGGAATGCCGGCAGCCTCTCCGATCAGAGCGACAAGTTCCCGCTTCTGAACAAGGACGAGACTCCTTTTGCAATGCTCTGGTACGATCGCTACGCCGAGATCCAGAAGGAGCGCTAATTTTTCCTGCCTCCCCCGGAATCCCAGCGTCAAAAAATCCCGTTTTTTCCCTTAGCCCGTCATGGCTGATTCACAGTCCTCAATTGCTCTAAACATCGGCTCGCAGCGCGTGAGCATGGCCGTGTTCGAACCGTCGAAAAACGGTGTCGTTCTCAAGGCTTACGACAGCGAGACCATCCTGGCCGATCCGGCTACCGAAGTGACCCGTCCGGCACAGGTAGCTTACGCGATCAGCCAGCTTGCCCAAAAGCTCAAGGCAGGCCGCTCGAAGGCCCGCTACTCCGTCGCGGGTAGCTCGGTCTTCACGCGTTTCGTCAAGCTGCCGCCGCTCGGTGACGACGATATCGAGCAGCTTGTCACCTTCGAAGCCCAGCAGCACGTGCCCTTCCCGCTGGATGAAGTGGCATGGGATTACGAGATTCTGGAAAGCGCCGGGGAAAAGGAAGTGGTCATCGTTGCCATCAAGGCCGATGCGCTGGATGAGCTGAACGAGTCCGTGACTTCGACCGGTCTGAGCACCGCCGAAGTCGACGTGGCTCCGATGGCGCTCTACAATGCCTTCCGTGCAGCCTATCCGAGTGTTTCCGATCCGGTTCTCTTGATCGACATCGGTGCGAAGACCAGCGATCTGCTCTACATCGAGGGCAAGCGCTTCTTCACCCGTAGCGTCGCGATGGGCGGCGTGGCGATCACCACCGCGATCTCCAAGGAATATGGTGTGCCCTTCGGCGAAGCTGAAGCTCACAAGACGCAGAGCGGTCTCGTCGCCCTCGGAGGCGGCCACACCGAGCAGCTGGATGAAACGACCGCTGCGCTGGCGATGACCATCCGCAATACGCTCGGCCGTCTGCCTGCGGAAATTGCCCGCACGACGAACTACTATCGCAGCCAGCACGGTGGAAATGCCCCGAAGCTGGTGGTTCTCGCTGGTGGCGGTGCCAACCTGCCTTACACGAAGGAATTCTTCGAAGAGAAGCTGCACCTGCCGGTGGAGTTCTTCAACCCGGTGAGCGCCGTTTCCGTGGGCAAGGGCGTCGACACCGACAAGCTCGGTCGCGAGGCGCACCTCATGGGTGAACTCATCGGCCTCGGTCTCCGTAGCGTCGGCAAGTCCGCGATCAACATTGACCTCGTTCCGACCAAGGTTCAGGCGGCCCGCACCGCGGACAAGCAGAAGCCTTTCTTCATCGGTGCCGCAGCGCTGTTCCTCGGCGGTCTGGCCGCATGGGGCCTGCTGAACACCCTTGCCGCCGGCAAGGCGCAAGAGGAGACCAAGAATCTCGTCGAGCAGAAGGAGAAGCTGGAAAGCGTCGCGAATCCGATTCAGACGCTCTTCAAGAAGGAAGACAGCCTTGTTGCGCTGGCCAACCAGTACACCGGAGCTGAAGACGACCGGACCTTCTGGTTGGATCTCCTCCAAGAGGTGAAGGCTGCCATGTCCAGTGACTCCGTGTGGATCACCGATCTGGAGCCGCTGTTTGACTACAATCCGACGGACAAGGGCAAGCCAGGCAAGTCGATCGTGAAGGGTGAGTTCTACTCGACGAACTACGGCACCTCCGCCCTTGAAAGTGTCAAGGTGGATGTGCCCGTGGCCCGCGGCCAGAAGGCGGCGGATGTGCCCGTGGTGACCCCGACTGCCAATGCAGTCCGCATCCGTGGTTTCTGGCGCGACAATCCGCGCGCTGGCAACCTTGTTTACGATCTCCTGAAGAAGCTGCGCGCAGAGCCGCAGCACTTCAAATTCGAGGCCATGACCGTTCCTCAGAAGGACGCGAAAGGAAAAGTACAGGGTAAGGCGGAACTGGTTGAGCTGAAGGACGAGCAGATCGTCAAGCAGCTTGAAAGCGCCCCGGCAGCGGAAGATTTCGCTGCGCCCTTCGAGCTGATTATCCCGCTGTCCCGCGAGGTTCCCATCAAGTGATTCAAAACCCTATTACCACGCCTCGAAAATGAGCTGGATTCAGGAAAACCGTTTCGCCGCCGGTCTTGGCGGCATCACCCTCGTCGCTGCCGGGGGGCTGATCTTCTGGGCAGTCTCCGGAAGTTCCAAATATAACAAGGCCAAGGAAGACTATGCGGCGGCCGTGACGGCCGTGGATAGCATGGAGGGCGGCAAGCTCTACCCGAACGATGCCAATCTGAAGGCCAAGAAGGCCGCCGTGGAAGACTACGACAAGGGTGTCCAAGCGATGCAGAAGGCCTTCGATGCCTATCGCACGCCGACTCCTGCGAATGTCGAACCGGACGCCTTCAACGAAGCCTTGCGCAAGGCCAAGGATACCGCCGCCGCGGCGTTCGAAGCCTCGAAGACGGAGCTTCCACCCGAGTTCTTCCTCGGCTTCGAAAAGTATACCACCTCTCCGGTGAAGCGGGAGGCCACTGGCATCCTTAGCTTCGAAATGGAGGCCTTGAGCCAGCTTGCCGCCAACCTCGCGGAGGCCGCTCCGACGAAGTTGCTGAACATCTACCGCGAGTCGCTTCCGGAAGAAGATGGCAAGGCCTTCGATGCCAAGGGCAAGAGCTTCCGCACCCTGCCGATCGAAATCTCCTTCAACGGCAACGAGGATTCCGTCCGCAAGTTCCTTTCGTCCTTGGACGATTCCGGAAAGCACTACTTCCTGGTCCGTTCGATGCGTATCTCGAACGAGAAAGCGAAGGCACCGACCGCTGCTGACGGCAACTTCAAGGCAGAAGAGGCCGATGGTGGAGCCGCGCCCGCCGCTGGCGGTGCCGCTGCAGATCCCTTCGGTGGTGCCGGTGGTTTCGTATTGCCAGGTGAGGAGCCGGCGGCCCCTGCGGCCGATCCAGCTGCCGCCACTCCGGCAGCCCCTGCCGCTGCGGCGGGTGGCGACGGTGTGATCCTTCAACAGGTGCTCGGTTCGGAGAAGATCAATGCCTTCTTCCGCATCGACATCGTCCAATTCCTTCCTGACTCGGCCTCGGCTGGCGGCAAGCAACCTTCCAAGGAAGCTGCATCCAACAAGTAATCAAAACCCACCGTCATGTCCAAGCTTCCTAAAAACTTCGAAAAGATCCTGGTGGGAGTCGCAGGCGTAGCCGCCCTCGGATGCGCTGCACTCGGTTTCATGAACTTCAGCGCGGTCGGTACTGACTTCGCTCACCAGTTGAAAGGCAATGGCGCGAAGGATCCCACGATCCCTCAGGCCACGGCGACCACCAAGGCGACCAATTCCCTCACCTCCAATCGAGTCTTCGAAAAGAGCGAGGATTCGGCAGGTCGCGCGGTGAACCTCTTCATTGGCGTCCCGCTGTTTGCCAATAAGAACAATCCGAACGTTCCCGTCGACCCCTTCAAAGGCGATGCGATTCATCCTCCGATTCCGAACAAATGGTGGATCGACAATGGGGCTGATATGACCTTCGCCAACTCGCCGTCGCGTGACGATGACAACGATGGTTACACCAACTTGGAAGAGTTCGAGGCCAAGACCAAGCCGACGGATCCGAAGAGCGTTCCGCCGCTCATCGACAAGCTGGTCTTCGTGAAGGACGAATCCACGATGTGGTATGTCCAGTTCGGCTTCGAGTCGGAAGGCAAGTGGTCGCCGCGTTTCACCGGTCTTACCTTCGATAACAAGCGCCTCCAGAACAAGGTCAGTGCCCTTGAGATGATGAGCCCCGGCGACACCTTCTTCAAGGATGGTGCCATGGCGAACCGCTTCAAGTTCACCGGAATGATCGAGAAGGAGATCACCAGTGCGAAGACAAAGCTGACCCAGAACGTCAAATTCGCTCAGTACGAAGATCTGAAGGAGAACAAGAAGGGCGAGAAGTACGAGTCCCAGGCTAACCTGCCGGAGGCTGAACTCCAAGCCAACGCCTACTACGACCGCACCGCGGTGCTTGATCTCAAGGCGATCGGATTTGAAGGCAAGGAGTTCAAGGTGGAAGAGCGGACCAAGTTCGCGCTGCCGCCGGATGCTCCGGAAAAGAACTACACCCTGAAGAAGGTCACTCCGGGCTCCATCGAGGTCGAGTACACCGACGCCCAGGGCCAAACCCAGACCAAGGAAATTGCCAAAGGCACACCTTGATCCCAATTCAACCCGTTTTTGAAAAAATCGCTTCCCAACCGCCGCTCAGACCGGCAGAACACAGCCCCAACCATGCAAAAAACGCCAATGCACCGTACCTGCAGCACAGCCGCCGCCTTGATGGCCGTGGCCGCCGTGATGCCGGTCACCCTGACGGTTGCCAACGCCGGTGAAGGATCCGGTGGGGGCAGCTACAGCGGTCTCGCCCAAAAGGAAATGATCCGCCGCCAGAATGCGGTCGCCCAGTCGGACCAGCTCCGTGACGAAGGTCGCGAAGCCTATGCCAAGGGTGATTACAAGCAGGCCGTGGATAAGTACAAGGAAGCCCTCCAAGTGCTGCCGGATGCTCCGATGGTCCAAGACCGCCGGACTTACCTGATCCAGCTTCTTGCCGACGGCTCCGGTGCCCTTGGCGAACAATATCGCAAGGTTGGCAAGTATGAAGAAGCGCGTCAGCTCGCTTCCGACGTGCTCGCGGCTGATCCGAACAATGCCGAAGCCAAGCGCCTCAACGAGTATCTGGATGATCCGATCCGCACGAATCCGGCTCTGACCTACGAGCACACGGAGAACGTGGACAAGGTGCGTCGCCTGCTCTACACCGCCGAAGGTGCCTACAACTTGGGCAAGTATGACGAATCCGGTCGCTTCTACGAGGACGTCCTCCGTCTCGACCCTTTCAACAAGGCAGCCCGCCGTGGCATGGAGCGCGTGGCTCAGGCCAAGGCTGACTACTATCGCGCCGCTTACGATCACACCCGCGCCGAGCTTCTCGCGCAGGTCGATAAGGCATGGGAGCTTTCCGTCCCGCCGATCATCAGCGAGAATCTGGATTCAAACAACCAGACGCCAGGCGTTACCACCGGTGCGACCTACATCCTGAAGAAGCTCGAATCGATCGTCATCCCGATGATCTCCTTCGACGACACTTCGGTTGAAGAAGCCATCGACTTCCTTCGCGCCCGCTCGATCGAGCTGGACACCGGTGAGATCGACCCGACCAAGAAGGGCATCAACTTCGTGATCCGCAAGCCCCGCTCCGGTGGCAGCGGCGATGCCGCCCTTGATGCTGATGCCGCAGGTGGTGGCCTAGGTGCCGCTCCGGATCCAGGTTCGCTGCGCATTCGCGAGCTGAACCTCCGCAACGTGCCGCTCGCCCAAGCGCTGAAGTACATCTGCGACCAGACCAAGCTCCGCTACAAGGTGGATGACTTCGCCGTGACCCTGGTGCCTGCCACCGAGACCGACGAAGATCTCTTCACCAAGAGCTTCCGCGTCCCGCCGGACTTCCTCAGCCGTCTTGGCGGTGGTTCCTCCGAAGGTGGTGAAGCCGGTGGTGAGGATCCATTCGCTACCGATGGTGGCGGCACTGGTCCGAAGGCACTCGCCCCGCGCAAGAGCGAAACCGAACTCCTCACCGCCAACGGTGTGAAGTTCCCGGAAGGCTCCTCCGCGAAGTTCTTCTCCGGCAGCTCCACGCTGCTTGTGCGCAACACCCCGACCAACCTCGACCTCATCGAGCAGATCGTTGAGCAGGTTGCCGGTGATGCACCGCGCCAGGTGAAGATCTCGACCAAGTTCGTTGAAATCTCCCAAGAGAACACCGACGAACTCGGCTTCGACTGGATCGTTTCTCCGTTCGGCCTTTCCGCGAACTCCGTCTTCCTTGGTGGTGGCACGGTGGGCAGCGGCCAGACCCGCACCAACGCCGACTTCATCGGCACCGTGGATGGCGTGAACATCCCGGGCGTCCCGGCTGCCACGGGCACGAATGTCACCGACATCGTGACTGGCGGTCTCCGCAGCGGCGACGGCGCGATCAACCGCAACAACATCGATGCGGTCCTCAACAACCCGAACCGCACGGCCCAGAGCGTGAGCCCGGCACCGGGTATCGCAGCCCTGACCGGTCTGTTCTCCGACGGCCAAGTCCAGCTCATCATGCGCGGTCTCGCGCAGAAGAAGGGCACCGACCTGATGACCGCTCCGAGCGTGACCGCCCGTTCCGGTGAAAAGGCGATGATCGAAATCATCCGCGAATTCATCTACCCGACCGAATACGAGCCCCCGGAACTTCCGAACTCCATCGGTGGTTCGGTGAGCGGTGGCGACCTCGGCCTGGGCGGTAACAGCGGTATCTTCCCGGTGACCCCGGTGACCCCGACCTCGTTCGAAACCCGCAACACGGGTGTCACGCTCGAGATCGAGCCGACCCTCGGTGGCAACGACTTCACGATCGACCTGCGCTTCGCGCCGGACATCGTCGAGTTCGAAGGCTTCGTGAACTACGGCAGCCCGATCCAATCGCCGGCGACCGACTTCCTCGGCAACCCGACGACTGTGACCATCACGGAAAACCGGATCGAAATGCCGGTGTTCTCCAGCCGTCGCGTGACGACCGCTCTGACCATCTATGACGGCTACACGGTGGCTGTCGGTGGCCTGATGCGCGAAGACGTGCAGACGGTGGAAGACAAGGTGCCGGTCTTCGGGGACATCCCGGTGATTGGCCGCCTCTTCCAGAGCAAGGCTGAGAACCGCATCAAGAGCAACCTGATCATCTTCGTGACCGCGCAGATCATCGACGCCACCGGTCGTCCGGTGCGCGGCGGCGACGCCCTGCCGGCCGCTGGTGGCACTGCCGAGCCGCTCCCTGTGGGTGGTGGCGAAGGCGTCCTGCCTCCGCTTGGCAACTAAGCGATCCGGTTTCGATAATCATCACGACGGGCGGAAGGGTAACCTTCCGCCCGTTTTTTATTGCTGTGGGAAAGGGGGGCAGCCCTTCGCGGAATTCTGGGTTGTCGGCGGCAAGCGGGGGCGCTTCGTTGGGCGCATGCATGTCTTTGGCCTGAGTGGTGGTGTCGCCAGCGGGAAATCCACCGCCTGTCGCCTCATTGCCCGCTTGTGTCCGGAGGCGGTGATTTTCGACGCAGACGCCTGTGTCCATGTGCTTCTGGCCGGCGACGCGGTGGTGGCTGATGCAATTGCGGCGCGCTTTGGAACCGGAGTGATCCACGCCTCCGGCGGGGTGGATCGCGCTGCCCTGAGGGGGCAGGTTTTCGGGGATTCCGCTGCGCGCAAGGATTTGGAAGCCATTCTGCACCCGAGGGTTCGCGAGGAATGTCTTGAATCTTTGGATTCCGCCCGCAGAATAGGGCGGTCCTTGTTCGTTGCGGATATTCCGCTCCTCTTCGAGAACGGGTTCGACTTTGGTCAGGAGCGAAACCTCCTGGTCGCGGCCGCTACCGCGACACGGCGCAGGCGCTTGCGAGAGCGGAACGGCTTCGACGATGCCACCATCGATTCCATTTTCGCGGCGCAGATGCCTCAGGAAGAAAAGCTCCGCTTGGCGGATCACGTCTTCTGGAACGAAGGACCTGCCCCTGCTTTGGAAGCCCAATTGCGACGCTTCCTCCATTTCCACGCTATCATGAGCGACGACGATACCAAGCTCCCCGAGCTTCCCGCCAACGAGACGACTCCTTCCGCAGCCGTGCAAGAAGCTGCCCCGGTGCCCCAGACCATCGATATCAATGCTTTCCGCCTGAAGTCTTTGGCGGAGCTTCTTACGATGGCGGAGGCCGTCCCTGCCAAGATTACGGTGGGTGCTCCGAAAACCCAGTTGATCTTCGAGCTGCTTAGCTTTTACGCGAACGAGGGTGCAACGCTGGTTGGCGAGGGAATCGTCGAGCAAGCCAAGGAAAACTACGCCATGCTGCGTGATCCGGCGCGAAGCTTCCGCACTTCTCCGGACGATCTCTACATCAACGGACACCTGCTCCGCGATCACGGCCTGCGTGCCGGCCATCGGGTCAAAGTTCGGATCCGCGCCCCCCGTGATCGGGACAAGTATCTTTCCGCGACGGAGATTCTCGAGATTGAGGGGATTCCCGCCGCCGAATTCAAGGTCCCGAAGGAATTCGACAAGCTGACACCGCTTTTCCCCGACCGGCGTATCGTCCTTGAGGGAGAAGGTCCGGAAGCTGTAAGCGTGCGGGTTCTCGATCTCGTGGCTCCGCTCGGCAAGGGCCAGCGGGGTTTGATCGTGGCTCCGCCCCGCGGCGGCAAAACGATTCTTCTGAAGCAGATTGCGAAGGCCATCCGAAAAAACCATCCGGAGATCGAACTCATTGTGGTTCTGCTGGATGAACGGCCCGAGGAAGTGACCGACTTTGAGGAAACCGTGGGAACAACGGTCTATGCTTCCACCTTCGATGAGGCCCCCCGCCGTCATGCTCAGGTGGCCGATTTGGTGATCGAGCGCGCCCGGCGCCTGGTTGAGCAGGGGAAGGATGTCGTCTTGCTGCTGGACAGCCTTACGCGTCTTGCCCGGGGCCACAATTCCGCCTCGCAAGGCGGTCCGATTGGAAGCGGTGGTGTCAGCCCCGTCGCCCTTCAGAAATCCCGCAAGTTCTTTGGCAACGCCCGCAACGTCGA
This portion of the Luteolibacter luteus genome encodes:
- a CDS encoding thioredoxin family protein translates to MPAIPLLPRVAAILALAVSSVVAADWSSDYEAARKQAATEKKDLLIDFTGSDWCTWCIKLRQEVFEQAPFEAGVKDRYLLVELDYPKDKSRLTEAVAKQNEELLKKYPIKSYPSILLCDADGKPFAVTGYQPGGPEAYLKHLEELQARKVARDKGLADAGSKTGVEKAKLLIGTLEGMQLSPEMLSSWYGDVATQIKEADPADETGFAKREATQAAFAGYMTKLMELRAKQDLEAVAKLVEETLANPLVKGEVRTQVYGHHAGTLAYAGKKDEAIKVLQTAVKDPDAEPGRKELEDFIKILEREKAGLPPVAPEKKN
- a CDS encoding type I 3-dehydroquinate dehydratase, with product MSRAPALLNPSQPKVVGSFGNAKSLGNTSLAAAREACDVVEIRMDLLEAEGILTSTRPWAHLEGIPLLFTARIAAEGGAGNLGVGERIKLLEKILPDAALVDVELASAGDLGGILSRMKTEEIPWVASFHDFQGLADTFARIPPMAEQAVKAGAACFKAAVRMHTADDVAKLAGLLKSVEGIPLSLMGMGPLAPVSRLLCAQYGSVLNYGFIGDAPTAPGQWSAELLKRGIAELERI
- a CDS encoding Amuc_1102 family pilus-like protein, with protein sequence MKHRFASIRRSALASVAASAAVLSLLTATANAQGKGEVSNVTFDNIPSPEVQSGKAKAFKPKDWLEVEAGIKIPAANAEQKKAGFINQVTVKWYVAVKNPEGKGVIKLSKTINHINVPIDEEIFSSVYMSPSALKRLTGSDKASKGAVEAVGVEVLVDGEKVAQSAVKQKEGWWNAGSLSDQSDKFPLLNKDETPFAMLWYDRYAEIQKER
- a CDS encoding Amuc_1101 family PilM-like pilus complex protein, with product MADSQSSIALNIGSQRVSMAVFEPSKNGVVLKAYDSETILADPATEVTRPAQVAYAISQLAQKLKAGRSKARYSVAGSSVFTRFVKLPPLGDDDIEQLVTFEAQQHVPFPLDEVAWDYEILESAGEKEVVIVAIKADALDELNESVTSTGLSTAEVDVAPMALYNAFRAAYPSVSDPVLLIDIGAKTSDLLYIEGKRFFTRSVAMGGVAITTAISKEYGVPFGEAEAHKTQSGLVALGGGHTEQLDETTAALAMTIRNTLGRLPAEIARTTNYYRSQHGGNAPKLVVLAGGGANLPYTKEFFEEKLHLPVEFFNPVSAVSVGKGVDTDKLGREAHLMGELIGLGLRSVGKSAINIDLVPTKVQAARTADKQKPFFIGAAALFLGGLAAWGLLNTLAAGKAQEETKNLVEQKEKLESVANPIQTLFKKEDSLVALANQYTGAEDDRTFWLDLLQEVKAAMSSDSVWITDLEPLFDYNPTDKGKPGKSIVKGEFYSTNYGTSALESVKVDVPVARGQKAADVPVVTPTANAVRIRGFWRDNPRAGNLVYDLLKKLRAEPQHFKFEAMTVPQKDAKGKVQGKAELVELKDEQIVKQLESAPAAEDFAAPFELIIPLSREVPIK
- a CDS encoding Amuc_1100 family pilus-like protein — its product is MSWIQENRFAAGLGGITLVAAGGLIFWAVSGSSKYNKAKEDYAAAVTAVDSMEGGKLYPNDANLKAKKAAVEDYDKGVQAMQKAFDAYRTPTPANVEPDAFNEALRKAKDTAAAAFEASKTELPPEFFLGFEKYTTSPVKREATGILSFEMEALSQLAANLAEAAPTKLLNIYRESLPEEDGKAFDAKGKSFRTLPIEISFNGNEDSVRKFLSSLDDSGKHYFLVRSMRISNEKAKAPTAADGNFKAEEADGGAAPAAGGAAADPFGGAGGFVLPGEEPAAPAADPAAATPAAPAAAAGGDGVILQQVLGSEKINAFFRIDIVQFLPDSASAGGKQPSKEAASNK
- a CDS encoding Amuc_1099 family pilus-like system protein; its protein translation is MSKLPKNFEKILVGVAGVAALGCAALGFMNFSAVGTDFAHQLKGNGAKDPTIPQATATTKATNSLTSNRVFEKSEDSAGRAVNLFIGVPLFANKNNPNVPVDPFKGDAIHPPIPNKWWIDNGADMTFANSPSRDDDNDGYTNLEEFEAKTKPTDPKSVPPLIDKLVFVKDESTMWYVQFGFESEGKWSPRFTGLTFDNKRLQNKVSALEMMSPGDTFFKDGAMANRFKFTGMIEKEITSAKTKLTQNVKFAQYEDLKENKKGEKYESQANLPEAELQANAYYDRTAVLDLKAIGFEGKEFKVEERTKFALPPDAPEKNYTLKKVTPGSIEVEYTDAQGQTQTKEIAKGTP
- a CDS encoding Amuc_1098 family type IV pilus outer membrane protein produces the protein MHRTCSTAAALMAVAAVMPVTLTVANAGEGSGGGSYSGLAQKEMIRRQNAVAQSDQLRDEGREAYAKGDYKQAVDKYKEALQVLPDAPMVQDRRTYLIQLLADGSGALGEQYRKVGKYEEARQLASDVLAADPNNAEAKRLNEYLDDPIRTNPALTYEHTENVDKVRRLLYTAEGAYNLGKYDESGRFYEDVLRLDPFNKAARRGMERVAQAKADYYRAAYDHTRAELLAQVDKAWELSVPPIISENLDSNNQTPGVTTGATYILKKLESIVIPMISFDDTSVEEAIDFLRARSIELDTGEIDPTKKGINFVIRKPRSGGSGDAALDADAAGGGLGAAPDPGSLRIRELNLRNVPLAQALKYICDQTKLRYKVDDFAVTLVPATETDEDLFTKSFRVPPDFLSRLGGGSSEGGEAGGEDPFATDGGGTGPKALAPRKSETELLTANGVKFPEGSSAKFFSGSSTLLVRNTPTNLDLIEQIVEQVAGDAPRQVKISTKFVEISQENTDELGFDWIVSPFGLSANSVFLGGGTVGSGQTRTNADFIGTVDGVNIPGVPAATGTNVTDIVTGGLRSGDGAINRNNIDAVLNNPNRTAQSVSPAPGIAALTGLFSDGQVQLIMRGLAQKKGTDLMTAPSVTARSGEKAMIEIIREFIYPTEYEPPELPNSIGGSVSGGDLGLGGNSGIFPVTPVTPTSFETRNTGVTLEIEPTLGGNDFTIDLRFAPDIVEFEGFVNYGSPIQSPATDFLGNPTTVTITENRIEMPVFSSRRVTTALTIYDGYTVAVGGLMREDVQTVEDKVPVFGDIPVIGRLFQSKAENRIKSNLIIFVTAQIIDATGRPVRGGDALPAAGGTAEPLPVGGGEGVLPPLGN
- the rho gene encoding transcription termination factor Rho; this translates as MHVFGLSGGVASGKSTACRLIARLCPEAVIFDADACVHVLLAGDAVVADAIAARFGTGVIHASGGVDRAALRGQVFGDSAARKDLEAILHPRVREECLESLDSARRIGRSLFVADIPLLFENGFDFGQERNLLVAAATATRRRRLRERNGFDDATIDSIFAAQMPQEEKLRLADHVFWNEGPAPALEAQLRRFLHFHAIMSDDDTKLPELPANETTPSAAVQEAAPVPQTIDINAFRLKSLAELLTMAEAVPAKITVGAPKTQLIFELLSFYANEGATLVGEGIVEQAKENYAMLRDPARSFRTSPDDLYINGHLLRDHGLRAGHRVKVRIRAPRDRDKYLSATEILEIEGIPAAEFKVPKEFDKLTPLFPDRRIVLEGEGPEAVSVRVLDLVAPLGKGQRGLIVAPPRGGKTILLKQIAKAIRKNHPEIELIVVLLDERPEEVTDFEETVGTTVYASTFDEAPRRHAQVADLVIERARRLVEQGKDVVLLLDSLTRLARGHNSASQGGPIGSGGVSPVALQKSRKFFGNARNVEEGGSLTVLATALIETESRMDDVIFEEFKGTGNMEVRLDRELAERRVFPAIHIPQSGTRNDDRLYHPDEFVKVLDIRRQLAQLPVGDAIETLLKNLRATKSNAELLLRGLR